One Eubacteriales bacterium mix99 genomic window carries:
- a CDS encoding YigZ family protein — translation MKDYLSAGTSVAQERVINRSRFIGSTYLISSEEEIPLSLEDSRKRYPGATHYCYGAVLGADGLIRRFSDDGEPGGTAGMPILQVLLQNELKNTLVVVVRYFGGIKLGAGGLIRAYSGTASDTIRKAGVVKMTYSSRGTLTIDYSLLGSVEYFLRREGISIQEVQYGEKVQMQILTRRDWDVLVSRLTDLCSGNLRIRRQDGIYVSWDHNHSMEK, via the coding sequence ATGAAGGACTATCTGTCGGCAGGGACATCCGTTGCGCAGGAAAGAGTGATCAATCGGTCCCGGTTCATCGGCTCAACCTATCTCATTTCGTCCGAAGAGGAAATCCCTCTGTCCCTGGAAGACAGCAGGAAGCGATATCCGGGAGCCACACATTACTGCTATGGGGCTGTTCTGGGCGCGGACGGGCTGATCCGCCGCTTTTCCGATGACGGGGAACCGGGCGGCACTGCCGGCATGCCGATCCTGCAGGTTCTGCTGCAGAATGAGCTGAAAAATACACTGGTTGTTGTGGTACGCTATTTCGGTGGCATCAAACTGGGAGCAGGAGGCCTGATCCGGGCATATAGCGGCACGGCTTCCGACACGATCCGAAAAGCCGGTGTGGTAAAAATGACATACAGCAGCCGGGGGACTCTGACCATCGACTACAGCTTGCTTGGAAGTGTGGAATATTTTCTCCGCCGTGAGGGAATCTCCATACAGGAAGTTCAATATGGGGAAAAGGTTCAGATGCAGATCCTTACCCGCCGGGACTGGGATGTTCTGGTGAGCCGGCTGACGGATCTCTGCAGCGGAAACCTGAGGATCCGGCGGCAGGATGGGATTTATGTCTCCTGGGACCATAATCATTCTATGGA
- a CDS encoding ABC transporter ATP-binding protein yields MFCTFLSYYKSHLKLFVLDMICALAISLIDLYFPMVTREVVGKVLPAGKVNLFWTFVGILIAMYLVRTGLQYIVSYWGHILGVRIEYDMRRDLFSHLQTLPFRFYDKNRTGHLMSRMVNDLNEIAELSHHGPEDLFLSLVMLIGSFFMLITVDWRLALIVYLIIPVMLWFALKYRKRMNRAFRTMRVKLADVNAQLESSISGIRVSKSFTNEEYEKDKFGEGNQQFRNSKYVSYKNMAVFETGIEYFSNMLNVVVVAVGGYFIYKGQMETADLLAFIMYVGVFLQPIRRLANFMQQFESGMTGVERFCEIMEIQSDIVDAPDAKELKNVHGDIEFDHVSFSYDGNEKILKNINIIIPSGRTIALVGPSGGGKTTLCHLIPRFYEVKDGVIRIDGSDIRSYTLKSLRQNIGLVQQDVFLFAGTIKENIQYGKVDATEEELIQASKNANIHDFIMSLPDGYDTQVGERGARLSGGQKQRISIARVFLKNPPILLLDEATSALDNETEIRIQQALDHLSKGRTTLVIAHRLSTIKNADRILVLTEDGIAEQGTHEELMELGGLYSKLYQAQFREYTPEESDNHPDPASQGFSIRQ; encoded by the coding sequence ATGTTCTGCACATTTCTTTCCTACTACAAATCGCATTTAAAATTGTTTGTACTGGATATGATCTGTGCACTTGCCATTTCGTTGATTGATCTTTATTTTCCCATGGTAACCAGGGAAGTGGTGGGGAAGGTCCTGCCTGCCGGAAAAGTGAATTTGTTCTGGACATTTGTCGGTATTCTGATCGCCATGTATCTGGTTCGCACCGGATTGCAATATATCGTCAGTTACTGGGGGCATATTCTGGGAGTCCGGATCGAATACGATATGCGCAGGGATTTATTTTCCCATCTGCAGACCCTGCCTTTCCGGTTCTATGACAAAAACCGGACAGGTCATCTCATGTCCAGAATGGTGAATGATCTGAATGAGATTGCAGAGCTGTCGCATCATGGACCGGAGGATTTGTTCCTGTCTCTGGTTATGCTGATCGGGTCTTTTTTCATGCTGATCACTGTGGACTGGCGGCTGGCGCTTATTGTATACCTGATCATTCCGGTGATGCTCTGGTTTGCCCTGAAGTACCGGAAACGGATGAACCGGGCTTTCAGGACCATGAGAGTAAAGCTGGCAGATGTGAATGCGCAGCTGGAAAGCAGTATATCCGGTATCCGGGTTTCCAAGTCCTTTACCAATGAGGAATATGAGAAGGATAAGTTTGGAGAAGGGAATCAGCAGTTCCGCAATTCAAAATATGTTTCGTATAAGAACATGGCAGTTTTTGAAACCGGAATCGAGTACTTTTCCAATATGCTGAATGTGGTCGTCGTCGCTGTCGGCGGGTATTTTATTTATAAGGGGCAGATGGAAACGGCGGACCTTCTGGCGTTTATTATGTATGTGGGGGTATTTTTGCAGCCCATCCGCCGGCTGGCAAACTTTATGCAGCAGTTTGAATCGGGGATGACTGGTGTGGAGCGATTCTGTGAGATTATGGAGATTCAGTCCGACATCGTCGATGCGCCGGATGCAAAAGAGCTGAAAAATGTTCATGGGGATATCGAGTTTGATCATGTCAGCTTTTCCTATGACGGGAATGAAAAGATCCTGAAGAATATCAACATCATCATCCCGTCCGGCAGAACCATTGCCCTGGTCGGGCCTTCCGGCGGCGGGAAAACCACCCTTTGCCACCTGATTCCCCGTTTTTATGAGGTGAAGGACGGTGTGATCCGGATCGACGGCAGCGACATCCGGAGTTACACCCTGAAATCCCTGCGTCAGAATATCGGACTGGTTCAGCAGGATGTGTTCCTGTTTGCCGGAACCATAAAGGAGAATATCCAGTATGGCAAAGTGGATGCGACGGAGGAAGAACTGATCCAGGCTTCGAAAAATGCCAATATCCATGATTTTATCATGAGTCTGCCCGATGGGTACGATACCCAGGTGGGAGAACGGGGAGCGCGTCTTTCCGGCGGGCAGAAGCAGCGGATTTCCATTGCACGGGTTTTTCTGAAAAATCCTCCGATCCTGCTGCTGGATGAGGCGACCTCCGCACTGGACAATGAGACGGAAATCCGGATTCAACAGGCGCTGGATCACCTGTCCAAAGGGCGGACCACACTGGTGATCGCCCACAGGCTGTCCACCATCAAGAATGCGGACCGTATCCTGGTCCTGACGGAAGACGGAATTGCCGAGCAGGGAACCCATGAAGAGCTGATGGAGCTGGGAGGGCTCTATTCCAAGCTTTACCAGGCTCAGTTCCGGGAGTATACTCCGGAAGAGTCCGATAACCATCCGGATCCGGCCAGTCAGGGGTTTTCAATCAGACAATAA
- a CDS encoding phospho-sugar mutase: MNYREKYQMWLKSPLIDKETKEELSSLKGKDQEIEDRFYKDLEFGTGGLRGIIGAGSNRMNRYTVARATQGLANYIKKAGDKAMADGVVIAYDSRRKSPDFALDAAQVLCANGIRTYLYTELQPTPVLSFSVRELGTTAGIVITASHNAPAYNGYKVYWSDGGQIPPHLDREIIREVNAVEGFGDIRSMPVQWAKDKGYLRFIGEEVLSKYIRKVKDLCIDRKLVEKEGKNLKVIYTPIHGTGNKPVRRVLKELGFENVTVVPEQEKPDPDFSTVEYPNPENNEVFTLAIAMAEKQGADLIIGTDPDCDRVGVVVKNRRGKYVTLTGNQTGALLVHYYLSARKAMGSLPENGCIIKTIVTGGMGRKIAESFGVETMDTLTGFKFIGEKIKEFEETGSHTFLFGYEESYGYLTGDFVRDKDAVIASMLICEMAAWYRSKGMNLYDGLVSLWERYGYFRETLKSIQMAGKEGMKKITAMMDHLRENEPDTVAGVPVVRIEDYLTGKAVDVKTGRESKLTLPVSNVLKFSLEDGSWFCARPSGTEPKVKLYFSVTGNSLEDADAKDKALIDAVYRLVQPEAGHI, from the coding sequence ATGAATTACAGGGAGAAGTATCAGATGTGGCTGAAAAGCCCGTTGATCGACAAAGAGACCAAAGAGGAGCTTTCCTCGCTGAAGGGGAAAGATCAGGAGATTGAGGACCGCTTCTATAAGGATCTGGAATTCGGCACGGGAGGCCTGAGAGGCATTATCGGTGCAGGCTCCAACCGGATGAACCGTTACACCGTGGCCAGGGCGACCCAGGGGCTGGCGAATTATATCAAAAAAGCCGGTGACAAAGCGATGGCAGACGGCGTTGTCATTGCCTATGACTCCAGAAGGAAGTCCCCGGATTTTGCGCTGGATGCCGCCCAGGTTCTGTGTGCCAATGGAATCAGGACATATTTGTATACGGAACTGCAGCCGACTCCCGTTCTGTCCTTCAGTGTCCGGGAATTGGGCACGACAGCGGGTATTGTCATTACAGCAAGCCATAATGCTCCGGCGTACAACGGCTACAAGGTCTATTGGAGCGACGGCGGCCAGATCCCGCCTCACCTGGATCGTGAGATCATCCGGGAAGTGAATGCTGTGGAAGGTTTCGGGGACATCCGCAGTATGCCGGTGCAGTGGGCAAAGGACAAGGGCTATCTGCGCTTCATCGGGGAAGAGGTCCTTTCAAAATACATCCGGAAGGTAAAGGATCTGTGCATTGACAGGAAGCTGGTGGAGAAGGAAGGCAAAAACCTGAAGGTGATCTATACACCGATTCACGGTACAGGCAACAAACCGGTCCGACGTGTGCTGAAGGAACTGGGCTTTGAGAACGTCACCGTTGTTCCGGAGCAGGAGAAGCCGGATCCCGACTTTTCCACTGTGGAGTATCCAAATCCGGAGAACAACGAAGTGTTCACCCTGGCCATTGCCATGGCAGAGAAACAGGGAGCGGATCTGATCATTGGAACGGATCCGGACTGTGACCGGGTTGGCGTTGTGGTGAAAAACAGGCGGGGGAAATATGTGACCCTGACCGGAAATCAGACCGGAGCCCTTCTGGTTCATTATTATCTGAGCGCGCGGAAGGCGATGGGGTCGCTTCCGGAGAACGGCTGCATCATCAAGACCATTGTAACCGGCGGGATGGGCAGAAAAATTGCGGAATCCTTCGGTGTGGAGACCATGGACACCCTGACCGGTTTCAAGTTTATCGGCGAAAAAATCAAGGAATTTGAGGAAACCGGGTCCCATACGTTCCTTTTTGGATATGAAGAAAGCTATGGCTATCTGACCGGGGATTTTGTCCGCGACAAGGATGCGGTCATTGCGTCCATGTTGATCTGTGAAATGGCTGCCTGGTATCGTTCCAAAGGGATGAATCTGTATGACGGTCTGGTTTCCCTCTGGGAGAGGTACGGATATTTCAGGGAAACATTGAAATCCATTCAGATGGCCGGCAAGGAAGGTATGAAAAAAATCACGGCCATGATGGACCATCTTCGGGAGAACGAGCCGGATACCGTTGCCGGTGTGCCGGTGGTGCGCATTGAGGATTATCTGACAGGCAAGGCTGTGGATGTGAAAACGGGCCGGGAGTCGAAGCTGACCCTGCCGGTGTCCAATGTCCTGAAGTTCAGTCTGGAGGATGGCTCATGGTTCTGTGCCAGGCCGTCCGGTACGGAGCCCAAGGTAAAGCTGTATTTTTCCGTGACAGGGAACAGCCTGGAGGATGCCGATGCAAAGGACAAGGCTCTGATTGATGCAGTGTATCGTCTGGTACAGCCGGAAGCAGGCCATATTTAA
- a CDS encoding ISLre2 family transposase produces the protein MYSIQDFNEFARKTENKVREFLREGKDLAELTLGLQEDLFELGRNILVETLEGMDEQLRKSGVRKNNWEIVRKDETGILTTFGTIKYNRTYFKPKSGGKRKYLVDELVGLKPHDRVSADVVINVVEEAIDSSYRKGGERAGYMDEISKQAVMDKIHNLEISEHEHKVDKKRDVRILYVEADEDHVSLQGEDDKSKIAMPRLVYVHEGVDPEKSSQTRTRLKNVKYFGGMYDESEDLWLEVIEYIDKQYNMDFIETIYLSGDGASWIKAGLDWIPKSKFVLDNFHLKKYMITATAHLNDGDIYQELKDALDWPDKDMVKDVFKKILKRTVSKTKRKAVKDARRYILNNWHGIEIKADKDYELIGCSAEGHISHVFSSRLSSRPKGWSEKGVARMSKLIVYKKNGGRIYDLVMAQKLKEKENRKHELQDELIKEVRKSSESRYAGSWSSSPTVITMGKKTGLFNEMRSMAGIRY, from the coding sequence ATGTACAGTATACAAGATTTTAACGAGTTTGCAAGAAAAACAGAAAATAAGGTAAGAGAATTTTTAAGGGAAGGTAAGGATCTGGCAGAACTGACTCTGGGGCTGCAGGAGGATCTGTTTGAACTTGGTCGGAATATACTGGTGGAGACTCTTGAGGGGATGGATGAACAGCTTCGAAAGTCCGGGGTCAGGAAAAACAATTGGGAGATTGTCAGGAAAGATGAGACAGGGATCTTAACGACCTTTGGAACGATCAAGTATAATAGAACGTATTTTAAGCCAAAGAGTGGTGGCAAAAGGAAATATCTCGTTGATGAGCTTGTTGGTCTTAAGCCACATGACAGAGTGAGTGCAGATGTGGTGATCAATGTGGTGGAAGAGGCCATAGACAGCAGCTACAGGAAAGGTGGAGAAAGAGCCGGATATATGGATGAAATAAGCAAGCAGGCTGTTATGGATAAAATACATAACCTTGAGATCAGCGAACATGAGCATAAGGTGGACAAGAAGAGGGATGTCAGGATACTGTATGTTGAAGCAGATGAAGATCATGTTTCCCTGCAGGGAGAAGACGATAAAAGCAAGATAGCTATGCCCAGGCTGGTTTATGTTCATGAAGGCGTAGATCCCGAAAAAAGCAGCCAAACAAGGACCAGGCTTAAAAACGTTAAATATTTTGGCGGCATGTATGATGAGAGTGAGGATCTGTGGCTGGAGGTCATAGAATATATAGACAAGCAGTACAACATGGATTTCATTGAAACCATATACCTTTCCGGGGATGGGGCATCATGGATTAAGGCCGGGCTTGACTGGATTCCCAAAAGCAAGTTTGTGCTGGACAATTTTCATCTTAAGAAATATATGATAACTGCGACTGCACACTTAAACGATGGAGACATCTATCAGGAGTTGAAGGATGCATTGGATTGGCCGGACAAGGACATGGTCAAGGATGTTTTCAAGAAGATCCTCAAACGAACGGTTTCCAAAACGAAGAGGAAGGCAGTTAAGGATGCCAGACGGTACATATTGAATAACTGGCATGGAATAGAAATAAAGGCTGATAAGGACTATGAACTGATAGGATGCAGTGCCGAAGGTCATATAAGCCATGTGTTTTCAAGCAGGCTAAGCAGCAGGCCTAAGGGATGGTCTGAAAAAGGTGTTGCCAGGATGTCCAAACTTATCGTATATAAGAAAAATGGCGGCAGGATCTATGACCTGGTTATGGCACAGAAGCTTAAGGAGAAGGAGAACAGGAAACATGAATTGCAGGATGAATTAATCAAGGAAGTAAGGAAATCATCAGAAAGCAGATATGCTGGTTCATGGAGTAGCAGCCCAACTGTAATTACCATGGGGAAAAAGACAGGGCTGTTTAATGAGATGAGGAGTATGGCCGGAATACGCTATTAG
- a CDS encoding Gfo/Idh/MocA family oxidoreductase — MSEREIKVAIIGCGGIANGKHMPSLHKLSHVKLVAFCDLIEERAVKAAKQYGVPDAKVYTDYRELLKDRDIEVVHVCTPNRSHAEISIAALEAGKHVMCEKPMAKTAADAKRMLEACKRTGKKLTIGYQGRQRPDSQYLKKVCEEGTLGEIYFAKAHAIRRRAVPTWGVFLNEYEQGGGPLIDIGTHALDLTLWMMDNYRPKYAVGTTYHKLADRRNAANAWGPWDPEKFTVEDSAFGFVVMENGATVILESSWALNTLQTGESRTTLCGTEGGADMQDGLRINGEKFGKLYTARPDLKTGGVDFYEGHSESEADREARLWIESVIHDREPVVKPEQALVVTEILEAIYKSAKSGEPYYFNK, encoded by the coding sequence ATGTCAGAAAGAGAGATCAAAGTTGCAATCATTGGATGCGGCGGTATCGCAAACGGAAAGCATATGCCCAGCCTGCATAAGCTGAGTCATGTCAAGCTGGTGGCTTTTTGCGACCTCATTGAGGAGCGGGCGGTCAAGGCTGCCAAACAATATGGTGTTCCGGATGCCAAAGTCTATACGGATTACAGGGAGCTTTTAAAGGACAGGGACATTGAAGTCGTTCATGTCTGCACCCCCAACCGTTCCCACGCGGAGATTTCCATTGCAGCTCTGGAAGCCGGCAAGCACGTTATGTGTGAAAAGCCCATGGCCAAAACCGCTGCAGATGCCAAAAGAATGCTGGAAGCCTGCAAAAGGACCGGGAAGAAGCTTACCATTGGATATCAGGGCAGGCAGCGTCCTGATTCCCAGTATCTGAAAAAGGTTTGTGAAGAAGGCACCCTCGGTGAGATTTATTTTGCAAAGGCACATGCCATCCGCCGGCGTGCCGTTCCTACATGGGGCGTATTTCTGAATGAATACGAGCAGGGCGGTGGACCGCTGATCGATATCGGTACCCATGCCCTGGATCTGACGCTTTGGATGATGGACAACTACAGGCCCAAATATGCCGTAGGCACCACCTACCATAAGCTGGCAGACCGCAGGAATGCGGCCAACGCGTGGGGCCCGTGGGATCCGGAGAAATTCACGGTGGAGGATTCTGCCTTTGGCTTTGTCGTCATGGAAAATGGGGCGACCGTCATTCTGGAGTCCAGCTGGGCCCTGAATACCCTGCAGACCGGCGAATCCCGCACAACTCTCTGTGGAACGGAAGGCGGAGCCGATATGCAGGATGGTCTGCGGATCAACGGGGAAAAGTTCGGCAAGCTGTATACCGCCAGGCCGGATCTGAAAACAGGCGGTGTGGATTTCTATGAGGGTCACAGCGAAAGCGAAGCCGACCGGGAGGCAAGGCTCTGGATTGAAAGTGTCATTCATGACAGGGAACCTGTGGTAAAGCCGGAGCAGGCACTGGTGGTCACCGAGATCCTTGAGGCAATTTACAAATCTGCCAAATCCGGCGAGCCATACTATTTCAATAAATAA
- a CDS encoding ATP-dependent DNA helicase translates to MPDSFSLREHAKWLLTDTFGYADFRKGQWEVIENILQRRNTVAIFPTGGGKSLCFQIPAMMMFGTTVVISPLISLMKDQVDSLVKKGVAASFLSSSLSEHEVTRRIREMENGRYKIVYIAPERFQSETFFSALKKVHIPFIAIDEAHCVSQWGHNFRPSYLKIRDFIQAVGDPVVGAFTATANRKVQQDIVNLLGLSQCRLFLSSFDRANLEFRVEDPANPSLYILNYVKTHPGKSGIVYAATRRNVENLFFYLKKYGIQAGMYHAGLAGEQRSRYQDGFLNGEISVMVATNAFGMGIDKSDVRYIIHYNMPISVESYYQEAGRAGRDGEKAVCILLKNPDDYKLNKFLINGNYPPVKVAEALFRRVRRRQTRGIPSEMLISRRMGGASMRESALRKIVEYGYAEIRSGIVYATEKKHFTLTQKEIDLHKDVEMEKLDAMQRYLAEKVCLRAYILRYFNEKPARERCGNCSVCLRNRGQDEGKLMNHMLAHIFGK, encoded by the coding sequence ATGCCAGACAGTTTCAGCTTGCGGGAGCATGCAAAGTGGCTTCTTACCGATACATTCGGTTATGCCGATTTTCGGAAAGGGCAATGGGAGGTTATTGAGAATATTTTACAAAGAAGAAATACTGTTGCCATTTTTCCAACAGGAGGCGGCAAGTCCCTTTGCTTTCAGATTCCCGCTATGATGATGTTCGGCACGACTGTTGTGATTTCTCCATTGATTTCCCTGATGAAGGATCAGGTGGACAGCCTGGTGAAGAAAGGGGTTGCCGCTTCCTTTCTCAGCAGTTCCCTGTCGGAGCATGAGGTGACCCGCCGGATCCGCGAAATGGAAAATGGCCGATACAAGATTGTTTATATTGCGCCGGAACGGTTTCAATCCGAGACCTTTTTCTCTGCACTGAAAAAGGTCCATATTCCCTTCATTGCCATTGATGAAGCGCATTGTGTCTCCCAGTGGGGGCACAATTTCCGGCCGTCCTATCTGAAGATCCGGGATTTCATTCAGGCTGTCGGAGATCCCGTCGTCGGGGCGTTTACCGCTACGGCCAACCGAAAAGTCCAGCAGGATATTGTGAACCTGCTGGGGCTGTCCCAATGCCGGCTGTTTTTAAGCAGCTTTGATCGGGCCAATCTGGAGTTCCGCGTGGAAGATCCTGCGAACCCCAGCCTGTATATTCTGAATTATGTCAAAACCCATCCCGGAAAGTCCGGGATTGTCTATGCGGCAACCCGGAGAAATGTGGAGAATTTGTTTTTTTATCTGAAAAAGTATGGCATACAGGCCGGGATGTATCATGCCGGGCTTGCCGGGGAACAGCGCAGCCGATACCAGGATGGATTCCTGAACGGGGAAATATCCGTCATGGTGGCTACCAATGCCTTTGGCATGGGGATTGATAAAAGTGATGTCCGCTATATTATTCATTACAATATGCCGATTTCCGTGGAGAGTTATTACCAGGAGGCCGGCCGGGCGGGAAGGGACGGGGAAAAAGCGGTCTGCATCCTGCTGAAGAATCCCGATGATTACAAGCTGAATAAATTTCTGATCAATGGAAATTATCCGCCGGTGAAGGTGGCAGAGGCATTGTTTCGACGGGTACGGAGAAGGCAGACAAGAGGAATACCTTCGGAAATGCTGATCAGCAGGAGGATGGGCGGCGCCTCCATGCGGGAAAGTGCTCTGAGAAAAATTGTGGAGTATGGTTATGCGGAGATTCGCAGCGGCATCGTGTACGCAACGGAAAAGAAGCATTTCACGCTGACGCAGAAGGAGATTGACCTTCATAAGGACGTGGAGATGGAAAAGCTGGATGCCATGCAGCGGTATCTGGCAGAGAAAGTATGTCTCCGCGCCTATATCCTGCGCTATTTCAATGAGAAGCCTGCCAGGGAGCGCTGCGGGAACTGCAGCGTATGTCTGCGCAACAGGGGGCAGGATGAAGGGAAACTTATGAACCATATGCTGGCACATATATTTGGAAAGTAG
- a CDS encoding ABC transporter ATP-binding protein: protein MLHNRITQDEELERPFNMNQLKRLLAYMRPYRKEMSITLTLMFVAAFCGLLGPRILQIAIDDYMVQQKYGALAGLSAVFLAVNAISALCMHQRVRTMSEVGQKVLYRIRQDMFNHIQKLSFNYFDSRPAGKILVRIINDVNSLGDLLTNGIVNVLTDIATLILVIVMLASMDYRLMLIALSVLPLMLVAILSLKKVIRHRWQAVRRKSSNMNAYLHETLSGMRVTQAYIREPETNAIFKGLCQDLRSSWMNAIHVNNLMGPFSEVIATVAVVLVYWFGVGMIDSGTVTVGVLVAFSSYVWRFWQPVNNICNFYNSILMAMASTERIFELLDTPADIYDHGNAEEMPDIQGRVAFENLTFCYEPENPVLTDINFRVAPGETIALVGPTGAGKSTIVNLISRFYEPVKGRVLVDGIDINTVSMNSLRRQMGVMMQDSFIFSGTIMDNIRYGRLDASDEEVMEAARVVHADGFIREMERGYQTEVHERGSRLSQGQRQLISFARALLADPRILILDEATSSIDTETEILVQKGLEQLLKGRTSFVIAHRLSTIRNADRIMVIDDGKIKECGSHDELMKQKGEYYELYLSQYRFLEAV from the coding sequence ATGTTGCATAACCGGATTACCCAGGATGAAGAATTGGAAAGACCGTTCAACATGAATCAGCTGAAGCGGCTTCTGGCTTACATGCGGCCTTATCGGAAAGAAATGTCCATCACTCTGACCCTGATGTTTGTGGCTGCCTTCTGCGGCTTGCTGGGTCCGCGCATTCTGCAGATCGCCATTGATGACTATATGGTGCAGCAGAAATATGGCGCCTTGGCCGGGCTGTCCGCGGTTTTTCTCGCCGTCAACGCCATCAGTGCGCTGTGCATGCATCAGCGGGTGCGCACCATGTCTGAGGTCGGGCAGAAGGTATTGTACCGGATCCGGCAGGACATGTTCAACCACATCCAAAAGCTTTCCTTTAATTATTTTGACAGCCGTCCTGCCGGGAAAATCCTGGTCCGGATCATCAATGATGTCAATTCCCTGGGGGATTTGCTGACCAACGGAATTGTCAATGTCCTGACGGATATTGCCACACTGATCCTTGTGATTGTTATGCTGGCTTCCATGGATTACCGGCTGATGCTGATCGCCCTTTCCGTCCTGCCGCTGATGCTTGTTGCCATTCTGTCCCTGAAAAAGGTCATCCGGCACAGATGGCAGGCCGTCCGCAGGAAATCTTCCAATATGAATGCCTATCTGCATGAAACTCTGTCCGGAATGCGGGTCACCCAGGCTTATATCCGGGAGCCGGAAACCAATGCGATTTTCAAGGGGCTGTGCCAGGATCTCCGCTCCTCCTGGATGAATGCCATTCATGTGAACAACCTGATGGGGCCATTTTCCGAAGTGATTGCCACCGTAGCCGTGGTTCTGGTCTATTGGTTCGGCGTAGGCATGATCGACAGCGGAACGGTTACGGTCGGCGTGCTGGTGGCGTTTTCAAGCTATGTCTGGCGATTCTGGCAGCCGGTGAACAATATCTGCAATTTCTATAATTCCATTCTGATGGCTATGGCTTCCACGGAACGGATTTTCGAACTGCTGGATACGCCGGCGGATATCTATGATCACGGGAATGCGGAGGAAATGCCCGACATCCAGGGAAGAGTCGCCTTTGAAAATCTGACGTTCTGCTATGAACCGGAGAACCCGGTTCTGACGGATATCAACTTCCGGGTGGCCCCCGGGGAAACCATTGCCCTGGTCGGCCCCACCGGTGCCGGTAAGAGTACCATTGTCAACCTGATCAGCCGGTTTTATGAGCCGGTGAAGGGAAGGGTCCTGGTGGACGGCATCGATATCAACACCGTGTCCATGAATTCCCTGAGACGGCAAATGGGAGTGATGATGCAGGATTCCTTTATTTTCTCCGGTACGATTATGGATAATATCCGTTACGGCAGACTGGATGCCTCGGATGAAGAAGTAATGGAGGCAGCCCGGGTGGTGCATGCTGACGGCTTTATACGGGAAATGGAGAGGGGATACCAGACAGAGGTCCATGAGAGAGGATCCAGGCTGTCCCAGGGGCAGCGTCAGCTGATATCCTTTGCCCGGGCGCTTCTGGCGGATCCACGGATTCTCATTCTGGACGAGGCAACCTCCAGTATTGATACCGAGACGGAAATTCTGGTGCAAAAGGGATTGGAACAGCTTCTGAAGGGCCGGACTTCCTTTGTGATCGCACACCGGCTGTCCACCATACGCAATGCCGACCGGATCATGGTGATTGATGACGGGAAAATAAAGGAATGCGGCAGCCATGATGAATTAATGAAGCAAAAGGGGGAATATTACGAACTCTATCTTTCCCAGTACCGTTTTCTGGAAGCCGTATGA